A region from the Planctomycetota bacterium genome encodes:
- a CDS encoding Gfo/Idh/MocA family oxidoreductase — protein MSRERCVVVGAGGISNAWFPPLAKEKVEVLAVVDLRPEAAKAQVEKYQLKAEVSTDLEATLAKHQPDFVVDLTVPEAHCAVTCTALRAGCHVIGEKPMASSMAEARQMVKAAEETGKLYMVSQSRRWDAKHVAVKKTVPRVGTLTTVNCDFYIGAHFGGFRDEMPSPLILDMSIHHFDLCRFMTGVDPVAVYCKEFNPKGSWYKGDVAASAIFEMSNGVIFTYRGSWCAEGCHTSWNGDWRFIGTKGTLLYEGDQEPRGEVVVGKEGFHREKAPLKVAKPVVKFGGMHGALREMLAFLRTGVAPQTECHDNIKSLAMVFAAIESNKQGRRVPVRVM, from the coding sequence ATGTCGCGTGAACGTTGCGTGGTGGTCGGCGCGGGCGGCATCTCGAATGCCTGGTTCCCGCCGCTGGCGAAGGAGAAGGTGGAGGTGCTGGCCGTCGTGGACCTCCGCCCCGAGGCGGCGAAGGCCCAGGTGGAGAAGTACCAGCTCAAGGCCGAAGTCTCGACCGACCTCGAGGCCACGCTGGCCAAGCACCAGCCCGATTTCGTGGTGGACCTCACGGTGCCCGAGGCGCACTGCGCGGTCACGTGCACGGCGCTGCGGGCCGGCTGCCACGTGATCGGCGAGAAGCCCATGGCCTCCTCGATGGCCGAGGCCCGCCAGATGGTCAAAGCCGCCGAGGAGACGGGCAAGCTCTACATGGTCAGCCAGTCGCGCCGCTGGGATGCGAAGCACGTGGCGGTGAAGAAGACGGTGCCGCGCGTGGGCACGCTGACGACGGTGAACTGCGACTTCTACATCGGCGCCCACTTCGGCGGCTTCCGCGACGAGATGCCCAGCCCCCTCATCCTCGACATGTCCATCCACCACTTCGACCTGTGCCGCTTCATGACCGGCGTGGACCCCGTGGCGGTCTACTGCAAGGAGTTCAACCCCAAGGGCTCGTGGTACAAGGGCGACGTGGCCGCCTCCGCCATCTTCGAGATGTCGAACGGCGTCATCTTCACCTATCGCGGAAGCTGGTGCGCCGAGGGCTGCCACACGAGCTGGAACGGCGACTGGCGCTTCATCGGCACCAAGGGCACCCTCCTCTACGAGGGCGACCAGGAGCCGCGCGGCGAGGTGGTCGTGGGCAAGGAGGGCTTCCACCGCGAGAAGGCGCCCCTCAAGGTCGCCAAGCCCGTCGTCAAGTTCGGCGGCATGCACGGCGCCCTGCGCGAGATGCTCGCCTTCCTCCGCACCGGGGTCGCGCCCCAGACCGAGTGCCACGACAACATCAAGAGCCTGGCCATGGTCTTCGCCGCCATCGAAAGCAACAAGCAGGGCCGGCGCGTGCCGGTCCGCGTGATGTGA
- a CDS encoding glucose-6-phosphate isomerase: MDEKLARMRPDKAPAWRTLVKLARRPFDLAASDALSPRRINTMKSEAAGLRLLYATERVTPDVLQALQELASQTQAVGQFARMMRGEVMNEIVGHPSERRQVLHTASRNVFDDLPCKHDAAQAEATGKARAQLARLKDFLSEVEREGRFTDLVQVGIGGSDLGPRALYIALKAFWKKGRRVHFVSNVDPDDTAAVLDGLDLSRTLVCVVSKSGTTLETLTNERLVAARFERAGLKPKDHFVAVTAEGSPMDDPAKYLRSFHMYDYIGGRYSATSMVGGVALGFGLGYDSFLEILRGAREMDLNALNPNARKNLPLLAALLGIWNRNFLGYETLAILPYSQVLSRFVAHIQQLDMESNGKRVDRCGRPVPYATGPIVWGEPGTNGQHAFYQLIHQSETIVPCEFIGFRQSQLGEDLEVEGTTSQQKLVANLLAQSVALATGKRDDNPNKVFPGNRPSSLLIADRLAPRTLGALLAYYENKVAFQGFIWNINSFDQEGVQLGKLLANKFLAHFKGAPNALGPGERALLKAAGLA, translated from the coding sequence ATGGATGAGAAGCTGGCGCGAATGAGACCCGACAAGGCCCCTGCGTGGCGCACGCTGGTGAAGCTGGCCAGGAGGCCGTTCGATCTGGCGGCCTCCGACGCCCTGTCGCCACGACGAATCAACACGATGAAGTCCGAGGCTGCCGGCCTTCGCCTCCTCTACGCCACCGAGCGCGTCACGCCCGACGTCCTGCAAGCGCTCCAGGAGTTGGCGAGCCAGACGCAGGCGGTCGGCCAGTTCGCCCGGATGATGCGCGGCGAGGTGATGAACGAGATCGTCGGCCACCCCTCCGAGCGGCGCCAGGTGCTCCACACGGCCAGCCGCAACGTCTTCGACGACCTGCCCTGTAAGCACGACGCTGCGCAGGCCGAGGCCACGGGCAAGGCCAGGGCGCAACTCGCCCGCCTCAAGGACTTCCTGAGCGAGGTCGAGCGGGAGGGGCGGTTCACCGACCTCGTGCAGGTGGGCATCGGCGGCTCGGACCTCGGCCCGCGCGCGCTCTACATTGCCCTCAAGGCCTTCTGGAAGAAGGGCCGACGAGTCCACTTCGTATCGAACGTGGATCCCGACGACACCGCGGCGGTGCTCGATGGCCTGGACCTCTCGCGCACGCTGGTGTGCGTCGTATCCAAGAGCGGCACGACCCTCGAGACGCTCACCAACGAGCGACTCGTCGCCGCCCGCTTCGAGCGGGCCGGCCTCAAGCCCAAGGACCACTTCGTCGCCGTCACCGCCGAAGGCAGCCCGATGGATGACCCGGCGAAGTACCTCCGCAGCTTCCACATGTACGACTACATCGGCGGACGCTACAGCGCCACTTCGATGGTGGGCGGGGTGGCACTCGGCTTCGGGCTGGGATACGACAGCTTCCTCGAAATCCTCCGCGGCGCACGCGAGATGGACCTCAATGCCCTGAACCCCAACGCCCGGAAGAACCTGCCGCTTCTCGCGGCGCTGCTCGGCATCTGGAACCGCAACTTCCTCGGCTACGAGACTCTCGCCATCCTGCCCTACAGCCAGGTGCTCAGCCGCTTCGTCGCTCACATCCAGCAGCTTGATATGGAGAGCAACGGCAAGCGGGTGGACCGCTGCGGCCGACCCGTGCCCTACGCCACAGGCCCCATCGTGTGGGGCGAGCCGGGCACAAACGGCCAGCACGCCTTCTACCAGCTCATCCACCAGAGCGAGACCATCGTGCCCTGCGAGTTCATCGGCTTCCGCCAGAGCCAACTGGGCGAGGACCTGGAGGTTGAGGGCACGACCTCCCAGCAGAAGCTCGTCGCCAACCTCCTCGCTCAGTCCGTCGCCCTCGCCACGGGCAAGCGCGACGACAACCCCAACAAGGTCTTCCCCGGCAACCGCCCCAGTTCGCTCCTCATCGCCGACCGGCTCGCCCCGCGCACCCTCGGCGCGCTCCTGGCCTACTACGAGAACAAGGTGGCGTTCCAGGGCTTCATCTGGAACATCAACTCCTTCGATCAAGAGGGCGTGCAGTTGGGCAAGCTCCTCGCCAACAAGTTCCTCGCCCACTTCAAGGGCGCCCCCAACGCCCTCGGCCCGGGCGAGCGCGCGCTGCTGAAGGCGGCCGGCCTGGCCTGA
- a CDS encoding UPF0175 family protein, with amino-acid sequence MKLELDLPPESFSALRVNPETFLKEMRLAAAVKWYEVRRISQSKAAEIAGVSRHEFLEALARFGVSPFQTTVEELTDEVTRG; translated from the coding sequence ATGAAACTCGAGCTTGACCTTCCCCCGGAGTCTTTTTCGGCACTTCGGGTCAACCCCGAGACCTTCCTCAAGGAGATGCGGCTGGCGGCAGCTGTGAAGTGGTACGAGGTCCGTCGCATCTCTCAGTCCAAGGCCGCCGAGATCGCCGGCGTCAGCCGCCACGAGTTCCTCGAAGCCCTCGCCCGCTTCGGCGTCTCTCCGTTCCAGACAACGGTTGAGGAACTGACCGATGAGGTGACGCGTGGCTAG